CGGCGGCCGTCTGCAACTCGTAGTCGGTGGTGCCGATCTGCTTCGCGATGCGGCTCTTCAGCTCGGCGTCGGTCACCCCGCCGACGGCGGTCACCGAGATGCTCGTGGCCCGGTCCGGCGCACCCAGCAGCATGGTCGGCGCGGTCTTCGGGTCCAGGAACAGCAGCGCCGCGCCCGGGTTGGTGGTGGTGAAGGTGGCGATCCCGACGATCCGGACCCTGAACGACCCCGGCTGCGCCTGGACGGTGAGCGTGTCGCCGATCCCCACGTCCTTGCTGTCGGCGGTGTCCGCGTCCAGCAGTGCCTCGCCGTCGCCCCGCGGGACGTGGCCGGAGGTGAGTTCGACGGGGCTGCGGTCGGTGAGGTACCAGTCGGTGGCGATGGTGGGGGCGCCCGAGGTCGGCGAGACCGACTTGTTCCGGTCGTCCACGACGGTGAGGTTGTTGACGGACACGTCCGCGTGGGCGTCCTCGACGCCGGCGACGCCGGCGACACGCCCGGCCAGCGAGGAGGGCAGGGTGAGGACCTCGCCGGACGGCACCGACGACTCGAAGTCCTTCCGGGGGTTCACCGTGACGTCGGCGGACGTGGAGGCGAAGAGCCGGTCGAAGGTACGGGTGACCGTGTCGGAGAAGATCAGGCTGCCCGCGACGAACGCCACGGACAGGACGACGGCCAGCGCGGAGAGCAGCAGTCTGCCCTTGTGGGCGAGGAAACTCCTGAGCGTTGCCTTCAGCACGGGGTGTCAGTCCTCGTCGGTGGGCTTGGTGAGGGAGGGGGTGTCGGAGTCGTCGGGAGCGCCGGTGGAGGTCGCCGGGGCCTGTCCCTGCCCCGGTCCGCCGGAGAAGAGACGCATGCGCTCCAGGACCGCCTCCGCGGTGGGCCGGGGCATCTCGTCCACGATCCGGCCGTCGGCGAGGAAGAGCACCAGGTCGGAGTGGGCGGCGGCGCCCGGGTCGTGGGTCACCATGACGACCGTCTGGCCGAGGTCGTCGACGGCCTCGCGCAGGAAGCCGAGGACTTCGAGCCCGGCACGCGAGTCGAGGTTGCCGGTCGGTTCGTCCGCGAAGATCAGCTCGGGGCGCGAGGCGAGCGCCCGGGCACAGGCCACGCGCTGCTGCTGCCCGCCGGAGAGCTGGGCCGGCCGGTGCTTCAGCCGGTCGCGCAGCCCCAGCGTGTCGATGACCTGGTCAAGCCACTTCGGGTCGGGCTTCTGGCCCGCGATGTCCATCGGCAGGGTGATGTTCTCGACGGCGTTCAGGGTCGGGATCAGGTTGAACGACTGGAACATGAACCCGATCCGGTCCCGCCGCAGCCGGGTCAGTTCGCGGTCCTTGAGCCCCGTGATCTCCGTGTCCCCGAGCCACACCTGCCCCGCGGACACGGTGTCGAGCCCCGCCAGACAGTGCATCAGCGTGGACTTGCCCGACCCCGACGGCCCCATGACCGCGGTGAAGCTCCCGCGCGCGATGTCCACGTCGACCGAGTCGAGGGCGAGCACGGCCGTCTCGCCCGAGCCGTACGCCTTGGTCAGCGCGCGGGCGCGGGCCGCGGTCCCGTCTGCCTCCGAGTGCCCCGGGGCGTGCTCCGCAGCAGGTGTGGACAAGGCTGCCTCCTTCGCTGGCGTGCCGGTCGTGGCCGTCCCGATGTCGTGCCGACGTCCCTCGTTCCTTGTCCCGGCCGAGCGTAGTGTGACCAGGCGCACACCCGGTATCCCTTTTCGATCCTGGGCGCCCTTGCCGGTGCTAGCACTTGCGCGCTAGCTTCGAGGTATGGCTAAGACTCAGCTGAACGTCCGGGTGGACGAGGGCACCGCCCGCGCGGCGCGGGAAAGGGCTCTGGCCCGCGGAATGAGCGTCAACCGCTACATAGAAGAGCTGGTCCAGCAGGACACCGGCGAGGCGGGCCACACCTTCGTCGAGGCCGCCGCCGACTTCATGAAGCAGTACGAGTCGGTCTTCGCCGAAGAGTTCGGCACGGATCGTGAAGGCAAGCGCGAAGGTCGTCACCGACCCCTTGGATAACTCCGGCAACCTCAGGATCGACCTCGCCTGGCTCCTCATGATCGCCGAACGGAAGACGCCCGGAGACCCCCAGGTATCCGACTGGGGCGCCCTGGTCGCCGCCGTCGCCCGCCACGAGGCCGAGATATTCGACATCCCCGTCTACGACAACCCGCACGCCCGGGCCGCCGCCCTGCTCCAGCTCCTGCTGCACGTGCCCGCGCTGGAGCGCTCCAACGCGCTGTTCGCGTCCGCGGTCGCCTACGCCTATCTCATCGCCAGCGGGGTCAAGGTCGTCACCTCGCCCGAGCAGGTGCGCGACCTGGCCCGGCTGGTGAAGACGGGCAACGCCTCGGTGCACGACATCGCGCACGAACTGCGCCAGTGGAGCCTATGAGGCGCCCGGCGCCTGCTCCGGCCCGGGCACCTTCTCCGGCTGGGGCTCCTTCTCCGGCTGGAGGGGACGCCACGCGCTGCCCAGCACGCAGTACGAGACGGGCAGCCGCGGTCCCTTCTCCGGCAGCAACAGCCGCCGGTACGGGCCGAGTTCGAACCCGGCGTCCCGTAGCGCGGCGATCGGGTCCCGGGCCGTACGGCAGCCGCCGGCGAGCGCGGGCCACACCGTGCGGTCGAGGGCGCGCTGAGTGAACCGCATCGCGGGGCCGCCCCCGACGCCGTGCTCAAGGAACCGCACCTCGCCGCCGGGACGCAGTACCCGCCGTGCCTCACCGAGCGCCCGGGACACGTCCCGGACGCCGCACAGCACCAGCGAGAGCACGACCGCGTCGAAGGCCTCGCTCTTCACCGGCAGCGCCTCCGCCACGCCCGGCGCCACATCGACGGGGACGGGCACCTCCGAACGCATCGCCGCCTCCACGGCCAACTGCCGCAGCAGACGCTCGGGTTCGATCGCGACGACCTCCGAGACGGTGACCGGATAGTGCGCGAAGTTCAGACCGTTGCCGGCGCCGATCTCGATCACCCGCCCGGAGAGTCCGGCGAGCAGCCGGTGCCGCAGCGCGCCCAGGCCGATGCCGGTCTCGGCGGCCACACTGAACCGGGCGTAGTAGCGGGCGAACAGCGGATGGTGCACGGGGCCCCGCGGCACCTTGCCGGAGCCTGCGGTGGACCGTAGCGGCATGGGGACCTCCCGAGGAGGAACGGCCTCACCGCGATTGTCCCCCTTGCGGGGCCCGCGCACCCTCCCTCCCGCCGGGAACCGGCGGGATCAGGCCGTGTCCGGCGGAATCAGGCGATGAAGTTGCGGACCTGCGTGTAGACGCCGTAGTCGTTGTTCATCTCGTCGTGCGAGATG
The DNA window shown above is from Streptomyces sp. NBC_01451 and carries:
- a CDS encoding class I SAM-dependent methyltransferase, with amino-acid sequence MPLRSTAGSGKVPRGPVHHPLFARYYARFSVAAETGIGLGALRHRLLAGLSGRVIEIGAGNGLNFAHYPVTVSEVVAIEPERLLRQLAVEAAMRSEVPVPVDVAPGVAEALPVKSEAFDAVVLSLVLCGVRDVSRALGEARRVLRPGGEVRFLEHGVGGGPAMRFTQRALDRTVWPALAGGCRTARDPIAALRDAGFELGPYRRLLLPEKGPRLPVSYCVLGSAWRPLQPEKEPQPEKVPGPEQAPGAS
- a CDS encoding fic family toxin-antitoxin system, toxin component, giving the protein MIAERKTPGDPQVSDWGALVAAVARHEAEIFDIPVYDNPHARAAALLQLLLHVPALERSNALFASAVAYAYLIASGVKVVTSPEQVRDLARLVKTGNASVHDIAHELRQWSL
- a CDS encoding ABC transporter ATP-binding protein — encoded protein: MSTPAAEHAPGHSEADGTAARARALTKAYGSGETAVLALDSVDVDIARGSFTAVMGPSGSGKSTLMHCLAGLDTVSAGQVWLGDTEITGLKDRELTRLRRDRIGFMFQSFNLIPTLNAVENITLPMDIAGQKPDPKWLDQVIDTLGLRDRLKHRPAQLSGGQQQRVACARALASRPELIFADEPTGNLDSRAGLEVLGFLREAVDDLGQTVVMVTHDPGAAAHSDLVLFLADGRIVDEMPRPTAEAVLERMRLFSGGPGQGQAPATSTGAPDDSDTPSLTKPTDED
- a CDS encoding toxin-antitoxin system HicB family antitoxin, coding for MAKTQLNVRVDEGTARAARERALARGMSVNRYIEELVQQDTGEAGHTFVEAAADFMKQYESVFAEEFGTDREGKREGRHRPLG